A DNA window from Stenotrophomonas sp. 57 contains the following coding sequences:
- a CDS encoding hotdog fold thioesterase — MTQVFREAVSIEQLNALSRNTAIESLGIVFSAVGEDWLQATMPVDERTRQPYGILHGGASVVLAETLGSSAGNLCVDTGKQICVGLEINANHVRAVRSGTVTGTARALHVGRSTQLWEIRIEDEQGRLVCISRLTLAVVAAGHG, encoded by the coding sequence ATGACCCAGGTCTTCCGCGAAGCCGTTTCCATCGAGCAGCTCAACGCGCTCAGCCGCAACACGGCGATCGAATCCCTGGGCATCGTCTTCAGCGCCGTCGGCGAGGACTGGCTGCAGGCCACCATGCCGGTGGACGAGCGCACCCGCCAGCCCTACGGCATCCTGCATGGCGGCGCCTCGGTGGTGCTGGCCGAGACCCTGGGCAGCAGCGCCGGCAACCTGTGCGTGGATACCGGCAAGCAGATCTGCGTGGGCCTGGAAATCAACGCCAACCACGTGCGTGCCGTCCGCTCGGGCACGGTCACCGGCACCGCCCGCGCGCTGCACGTCGGCCGCAGCACCCAGTTGTGGGAGATCCGCATCGAGGACGAGCAGGGCCGCCTGGTATGCATCTCGCGGCTGACCCTGGCGGTGGTGGCTGCCGGCCACGGCTGA